The nucleotide sequence TGATGCACAGGGGCCGTTTCAGCTCACCACCCCGGATGGAAAAAAAGTCGTTTTTACCGGCATTCTGAGTGCCCCCCGGCAGAACGGCATCTCCGGAAAAACGACACGCACCGCCGATTTTTCAGCCTTCACAAAAATAGGCAGCTACGTCGTTGTCATTCCGGGCGTCGGTCACTCCTACCCGTTCGACATTCGCCCGGACGTTCACCGTGCGCTAGCAATTGGAGCCATCAAAGGGTTTTACTACCAACGAACTGGTATCGATCTGCCCGCGAAATATGCCGGACAGTGGGCACGACCGGCGGGTCACCCCGACACGCGCGTGCTGATTCATCCGTCGGCGGCTTCGCCCGGTCGTCCGGCCGGAACGGTCATTTCCTCACCCCGGGGCTGGTATGATGCCGGCGATTATAACAAGTATATTGTCAACTCCGGCATTACGATGGGGACACTACTTTCGCTTTGCGAAGACTTCCCGGATTACGCGAACAAGTTAAACACCAACATTCCCGAAAGCGGCAACAAAATCCCCGACGTGCTCGACGAAGCACTCTGGAATCTGCGCTGGATGTTGACCATGCAGGACCCGGCCGATGGGGGAGTGTACCACAAGCTGACCAACCCCAGCTTCGACGGCATGATTATGCCCGACAAAGCGATTAAAGACCGTTACGTAATCGCCAAGAGTATTACCGCTACGCTCGACTTTGCGGCCGTGATGGCGCAGGCAAATCGCGTTCTGAAGCCGTATACCCGCGAACTCCCCGGCCTGGCCGACTCCTGTTTGTCGGCGGCCGTCAAAGCCTGGACCTGGGCGAAAGCAAACCCGACGATGGCCTATAGCCAGCAGGCTATGAACACCCGCTTCGATCCGGACGTAACGACCGGCGGCTACGAAGATCGCGACGCCAGCGATGAGTGGCTATGGGCCGCTGCCGAGTTATACGTAACTACGAAGGACGACGCTTATTACAAGGCCGTTAACTTCTTCCCGGACAGTCGGACGCCCCTTCCCTCCTGGCCGCAGGTCCGGTCGCTCGCTTACTACACGCTGGCACGTTCGGGCAACAACCTGACGGCCGTTGGCAAAAATGATCTGCCGAAGGTAAAACAGCACCTGACCAGCCTGGCCGATTCGCTGATTGCCGGAGCTAATCAACAGGCGTTTCAGACCGTAATGGGCAAGTCGGCAAAGGATTTTATCTGGGGAAGCAGCGCCGAAGCCGCCAATCAGGGCATTGCGCTTATTCAGGCGTATCGGCTGACGGATTCTCCGAACCGCAATCAATATCTCCGCTACGCGCTGAGCAACCTCGATTATCTGCTGGGCCGTAATGCCGTTGGCTATTCGTTCGTGACGGGCTTTGGCGACAAAACACCTATGCATCCGCACCACCGTCCATCCATTGCCGATGGTATTGAGGCTCCGGTACCGGGACTACTCTCCGGCGGAACCAACGCCAATGCCGCCCGGCAGGACAAATGTCCGGGCTACATGACCACTGTTGCTGATGAGGTGTATCTGGATGCCGACTGTTCCTACGCGTCCAATGAAATCGCTATTAACTGGAACGCCCCGCTCGTTTATCTGACCGCTGCGCTGGAAGCCCTGCAGAAAAACCTGAACGTTACGTCGGTCCAAACCAGTACAAATTCAGTTCGATAAACCTTCGGGAGCTTGTACTACCAGAATCGGCCCCGTTTATCAAAAAAGCTCTGATAAACGGGGCCGATTCTGGTAGAAAACGTTCAGTGTTATAACCTGTGCGCGTTACCGGAAGCGCTGAATGCTGTAATCCCGCGACTGCAGCAGAGCGGTGTTTCCCATGGCCGCACTGATTTCTCTAATTCGGGCATTGAGCGTATAAATCTGATTGTTCACGGCGACGTTAGTGGTTGCCTGGAAGTACCCGTTTTCATCGGTCTTCACTACCGAAGCCGTTTGCCAATTGTCGGCACTCCGTACCTGCGCCACGCGGCTGCCCTGACCCGTCACCACGTAAAGATCATTGTTGAGCAGCGTCAGCCCATCACCGGGCAGACTGGCAATGCCGCCGACTTCCGAGATTGCGTTTCCGTTTTTCAGATCCACCTTATACAGTTTGCCCGCTCCTGTCTGCGCAACAATCAGATAACCGTTGGGGTGATACACAATCCCGTTCAGGCC is from Spirosoma taeanense and encodes:
- a CDS encoding glycoside hydrolase family 9 protein; this encodes MLLSFISGLRVSGQSLSETIRLNQLGYYPNADKIAVVVGDAQGPFQLTTPDGKKVVFTGILSAPRQNGISGKTTRTADFSAFTKIGSYVVVIPGVGHSYPFDIRPDVHRALAIGAIKGFYYQRTGIDLPAKYAGQWARPAGHPDTRVLIHPSAASPGRPAGTVISSPRGWYDAGDYNKYIVNSGITMGTLLSLCEDFPDYANKLNTNIPESGNKIPDVLDEALWNLRWMLTMQDPADGGVYHKLTNPSFDGMIMPDKAIKDRYVIAKSITATLDFAAVMAQANRVLKPYTRELPGLADSCLSAAVKAWTWAKANPTMAYSQQAMNTRFDPDVTTGGYEDRDASDEWLWAAAELYVTTKDDAYYKAVNFFPDSRTPLPSWPQVRSLAYYTLARSGNNLTAVGKNDLPKVKQHLTSLADSLIAGANQQAFQTVMGKSAKDFIWGSSAEAANQGIALIQAYRLTDSPNRNQYLRYALSNLDYLLGRNAVGYSFVTGFGDKTPMHPHHRPSIADGIEAPVPGLLSGGTNANAARQDKCPGYMTTVADEVYLDADCSYASNEIAINWNAPLVYLTAALEALQKNLNVTSVQTSTNSVR